The Marmota flaviventris isolate mMarFla1 chromosome 5, mMarFla1.hap1, whole genome shotgun sequence genome includes the window TTCCCTACCCGATTCTTTACTCAAGAGGTAGTCCCTGAGATCTAGTTAGTAAACATTccctttgactttttctttttctaggtttACATCAATATATGTATGTGAATGGGCATATTAATTTGCACATTACTTGGAATCTTTTCTGGAAATTTGCTTTTTCATCTAATAGTATGTctgtatttatttctcattggAACATATAGATCCACCTCATAATTTTTTAGGGCTCCCAAATGTggatatataccatagtttcatTTGATCATTCCCCTAATGGTGAATTTTTAGGTTGTCCCCTTGCTTGATAAAAAAGTTAGAATGGTTTTCTGATCATCCCAACAACCTTGGTGAGGTAGACAGGGTCCCGGAAAAATGAAGTGACCAAAGCTCATAGAGATAAAATAGCATATTCAAAGGCACAACCATGAGTAATGGTAGAGTAGGGACTTGAAAACCTCACACTGCAACCTTTTCCAGAAAAGTCCTTTGGGAGGTAGTGGGGTCAATATTGTGGCTGCCACCATCCCAGGAGGTCACTGACCTCCCCTAAAATAATCACTCTGATTTTCAGAAAGGTGAGGTCATGATCAGTTTTTGATGACACCCTCAATGATAGTTAGGGCAGGAATGGCCCTTAGAGATCACTAGATTCACACCTGTTAAGACAGAGCATAAAGGAGCTCAGAGAGGGACAATAAAGTTGCTCAGGATCACACAGGAAATTAGTAGCAGAGCAAGGACTAGAATCCAGAATATCTAGCCTCGCACTCATCTAGTTTCCATGTACTATTTCTTTGGAAATCCAGTGATCCAGAAGGAGTTGGAAACATTTGGGAAAATATTAGTTCAACcaataattcataatttttagtGTACTAGGAGATACCTAGGGAGCTTGATTAAAAACTGCCCATACTGTGTAGACAATCATTAATGGATGCTCAAGCCATTCAGGTAAAAAGTCAGTTGGGAATTTTATACAAGAAGAAGGCACAGATGCCACCTACCCCAAGTACTGAGCATAGATCCACTCAGCTCCTGTGTGGATGTGGGACAGTCAGACACGGTGTCTCATCATGGATCACAGCGAGGTGTACGGGGCACTGCATGTATATTCTtgccagaaaaataaattaaggagCTTCATCTGATTGAGTCACTGGATCTGGTATCAGTTTATAGGAAGCACAGGGGATAGAGAAACCAGATAAATGTCACGAGGAAGTCCTCAGCAGAGTCTAGAAGACAGATCTACTACAGGACACAGGGTCTGACATCAAACAACCAAAAAATGAGCAGCTgcaggagaaaggaaaagcagGATAGGAAGAATAGAGCAATTTTACAAACTTCAGAAGAGTTTTAATAAAATGCAATgtatagggccagggatgtagttcagtggtagagcaattgcctagcatgtgtgaggtgctgggtttgcactatgaaaaaaataaataaaaataaaaataaaacagccaTAAAAGATATTTTGGAGAGAATTGTGATATCTAAAATAGGGACTATGTACTTGaagatattaaaattcattttcaggATATCAGTCTTAAAGAAAATATGCTGAGGTGTGTAGGGTCAAAATGTTATGGCATCTGCAAATGACTTTCaaatgattctgaaaaaaaatgtgtatgtgtatgtgtgcacgcacacacgcgcatgtgtgcatgcatatacTTGCGTGCAGATGagtatgtacacatatgaaaagaTTTGGGGCCAAAACTTAACAATTGATATATTTAGCCAACATATATATGGATGCTAATCATATTCTTCTATGAACTTTTCCTGAGggcttgaaatttttcaaaacaagaaaaattgggaaaaaaatctaaatccacaaaaataattatttcaccaaataaacactttaaaaataattttaggccaagcacagtggtgcatgcctgtaatcccagtgactccgaaggctgaggcaagaggattgcaaattcaaaaccagcctcagcaacttagcaaggccctaagcacttagtgagacactgtgtcaaaataaataaataaataaataaataaataaataaataaataaataaataaataaataaataaataaataaataaaagggctggggatgtggctcagtggtagaacatccctgggttcaaccaccagttccgaaataaataaataataacttgaATGTTTGTTTTCTCACTctatctccctctttttctttcccaggtACACTGTCAGCTTCTTATTGATCATCACCCAGCTGGGCTTCTGcagtgtttattttatgtttatggcAGACAATTTACAACAGGTGAAGAAGCCTCTTCTgggcaaagggagagaaaagcagACCTGCTGCTGCTAGGGCTACATTAGCAAAAGCAGAGTATTTAAGTCATGGGAAGAGACAGCTTCATTTCCACTCCTGGATTAGATCATGACTGGGAATTCTTTCAGTCCTGAGAATCATATTCTAAAAGGATCATAAAGAAGCCAAAGCAACTTGAAAAAATTTTTAGCCTGAAAAGTATGGGTAAAGTATGGGTACATTAGGTACCATCTCAGGttgtcatgtaaaaaaaaatgactaactGAAAATAAGGAAAACCAGTGGCTAACTTCCTGTTATTGCCTACCTAAGACATATTGTAAGTCAATCTCAGCCTCTTGTGGAATAGAGGAAGTGTACCTAACAGCCCAAAGAACTGTGGCAAGTCCTATAGACAGACTCTGCAAGCAGATAGGCTTTGCTCAATATCCAGAGCTTCCTGACTTGTAGGGCTCTCTAAGGTTGAGGAGGATGTGCTTGTGtgataaattttctttctctggctGCATGAAAGAAAGTCATTTGGTGGGAAAGAAGAAGTTGAGCTAGCTGACAAAGTACCCTTCAACCTTGAGGTTTCATGACTCTAAGAGTTCCTGGTTCATGTTGATGGAtttggtaaataaaaatacataacacCCAGTTAAACTAGAATGcattttgcacacacacacacacacacacacacatacatgaaaaaatacatgACATTCAGTTAAACTGGAATTTTGGATAAGTAgggatatatacattttatttacatttatatatgaacatatatgcaaataattataatatataaataatttatatataaatatatatttcactaCTTATCTGAAATTCCAGTTTAACTGAGTGTCATGTATTTTTTCATGTagatattttactatatatagatatagatatgtctTATGCGCTATTTGGAATGTATTTATACTAAAACATTATTTGTGATTTTCTGAAATTCCACTGGAGCTGGACATCCTGAGCTTTGTCTTCAACTGCCATACCTTCCACTGTGTTCTCTTTCAGATAGTAGAAGAAGTCCATGTCACCTCCAACACCTGCCAGCCCAGGAAGTTCCTGGTGCTGACCCCCATCCTGGACATTCGTATCTACATGCTGACAATCCTGCCCTTCCTGATCATGTTGGTGTTTATCCGGAACCTCAAGGTGCTGTCTGTCTTCTCAACAATGGCCAACATCACCACCCTGGGGAGCATGATCCTGATCTTTGAGTATATCATCCAGGTCTGTGCCTGAAATCATGGAAGAAAGGTGTCAGGGTCCAGGGCCTCTGAGACACCTGGGATGGGTTATTGTCATGGTGGGCAGGTGGAGGTGAGAAAGTTCCATCCTCTGCTCTGAGCATCCCCTGCCAAAGTGATATCCAGGAACATTTCTGCCCCACAAACTCTAAAAGCTAATTATCTCTGTTAGCAGCATCCTGTCCTCCTCAACACCAGCATGGATAACATTGAATAACAATGAGTCATTCAACAATTCATAGGTCCTTACTACCTTCTGTGATCCCAGGCATTGTGCAAGGAGCTGGGGACTCAGGGGTAAGTGAAAATAGGCAGATAGGGTGTCTCCTCTCATGGAAGTCACATTCATTCTGGGAGATTAACATTGATTAATAACCAACAAAAACTGTAATCGTGGTAGGTGACAAAGGATGCATGGGTGATAAAGGAATTTGATCTACTTAGTACCATGTACTTTACCTATCTAACTTACTGGATTTCACAATACTATGGTTTTGGAAGTACTGTCTTTATTCCATTTCCAGACGAGGAAACTGGCATTCAGAAAGCAGTCTTTCCACTACCTCCAATCAGTTTGCCTCTGGAGCTCTTGTGCTCTATCCTCATCATAGGTCCTGAAACTCCACCATCCCACCATTGCACTCATTTCTTTGAGTCTAGAGTCTTTGGCGTTGTCTCCTTTTCCTATTGATGctataacaaatgaccacaagTCCAGGGGCTTAAAACATCACAAATTTATTTTACAGCTCTGGAGGTCTCCTGAGCTAAAATCAAGATATCCATGAGTCTGCACCTTTGCTGGAGGGTAGGGGAGAATCCATTTCTtgctttttctggttttcttgcCTGCATGCTTTGGCaagcaagaaaaattaaagccGGAAAATCAGACCGAGTCTTTCTCATGCTGCAGACTGTCTCCTTTGATTCCCTCTTCCACTTTCTAAGACCCTTGTCCCATCCGGATAGTCCAGAGTAATCTTATTTTAAGATTAGatgatgagggctgggattgtggctcagtggtagagcactcgcctagcatgggcgggacccaggttctgtcctcagcaccacataaaaataaaggcattatgttttgtccatctacaatatatatatatatacacttaaaataaaagattagatAATGAACAGCCTTCATTCAATCTGAAAAGTTAATTCTCCCTTGCCATGTGCCATCACATAGCCACAGGTTCCTGAATATCTTTGGGGAGTGACTGTTCTGCTCACCACAGAAGTCCATTAAAATAATCATTCCCCCTAGACCCTCCATAGCTGCCCTGCTAGCCCGTGGACCACACAGCACTGAGAAGGGATGAGGAGAGGCGATAGAGGGCTGGGACACAGGAGACTAAGCCCTTATCTGAGCTGTCAGTAACTTGCAGAGAAGATTTGCATAATTCCCTTCTTCTCTCCATGTCCTGCCTTTTCCACAGGTAAAGATAAAATGGCTCCTCACAGCCAAAAGTTGGGAAAAACTCAAGTGTTCATTGAATGATgaattaacaaagaaaatgtgctatataaatatacatgatagAATATTAGTTAGCCCTAAAAAGGAGTGAGATTCTGAAagatgctacaacatggatggacctcAAAGACATtgagctaagtgaaataagccagactaccaaaagacaaatactatgtgattccacttatatgaagtaGCCATAATAATCAAATTGATAGAGACAGAGAGTAGAATGTGGGTTACAGGGAGATGGGTTAATGGGGAATTGCTATTTTAATAGATTCCTGTGTTCAGTTTGGGCTGATGAAAAAGGTATGAGGTGGGGAGTAGTGAGGAATATATAACAACACAAATGCACTAATGCCACTGAGTTAGACACttaatggttaaaatggtaaattttgctATGTGAATtcaccacaataaaaattaaatgaatgaatcatcttttttttttttttgctttgtctgTGGTACTCTGTGACAAAGATATACAAGTTAGAAAGTATCAGAGTAGACATTTTTATGATTGAAAATATTACAAGGTGGGCCACTAAGTATGTGATTCAAGCATTGAAAAATAAGAAGATGGACAGGGCTCTAGATATCTCATGAGCGCTCCTAACACTGATTATCTCTGTTGTGGTCATGCATGACCCAGCTTCTACCAGGTGATGGTTTGGGATGACTTTGATACCATGGCAAAGCCAATGTCTTTCTTCTACTTCCTTtcaggacattccagatccaagcaACCTGCCCCTGATGGCAAACTGGAAGACCTTCTTGCTGTTCTTTGGTACTGCCATCTTCACATTTGAAGGCGTTGGTATGGTAAGACTGCTGGGTTTGAGTGAATGGTCCCCTAATGTTCTTTAGGGTGGCCAGTTGCAATTCCATGTATCTAAATGAATAGCATTTATAAAAAAGTGCAGAACAGTGATGCATTCAGGGTGCCTACTGCTCCATACACCACACTACGTCTTGAAGACGAGAATTTCCTAATCAGAAAAGATGGAATTGACCTGatattccagtggcttgggaggctgaggctggaggatcgtgagttcaaagccagcctcagcaaaagcaaagcactaagcaactcagtaagaccctgtctctaaataaaatacaaaatagggctggggatgtggctcagtggtcaattcccccttagttcaatctctagtactctCCGTATCTccccaaaagagaaaagatggaaTTGAGCATTCATGGCaatagaaaatgagagaaaaatgaaagcagtGTGGCCATGTGGAGAGGCCCCTTCTGACTCTGGGCCCACCCAGAGAAGGACAGCCATGCTAGCGGGGGAGCCTGAACCTACACCAAGTGCCACATCTCTTTCTACCCTTTGTTTTTCAAACTCTTTTCATCTCCAGGTTCTGCCTCTCAAAAACCAGATGAAGAATCCACAGCATTTCCCCCTTGTTCTGTACGTGGGGATGTCCCTTGTCATCTTTCTCTATTCCTGCCTGGGAATCCTGGGCTACATGAAGTTTGGGTCAGACACCCAGGCCAGCATCACCCTCAACTTGCCCACCTGCTGGTACGTCCCCTGCTGGCCTCAGGTATAGGGAGAAGCATGGGATCTGCACCTTAGCAAGAGATGGGCATTCACTTGGGTTTTCTTTAGCAACAAATATTAACTGTTAATATTACTATTAATTGTAATAATTGGTAAGTTTGATGATCTAGGCACCATgcactatctcatttaatttcttaTACCCCATGAGTTagcattattataattaattccatttAATAGATAAGGAATTTGATATTTGGAGAGGCTCTAAGTAATTTTCCTAGCTCGCATTGTGAGAAGCAGAAGCTTGAATCTAATCTCTCTGACCCTAAAGTGCAAAGACTCTAGAACAGAAATGATCTAGGAATGTTAAAGAaaccaaaacagaacaacaaaaagTATAACTCAAAGTAAAGATTGAAGTCCCACAGAGGGATTGCTACTCAGATCCCAAGTTTCAGATACAGACCACACCACTATTGCTGTGTCCCAGTTGGAACTTGGTCTGGAGTTCTTgtattcaatcattcattcatccagAAAATATTCTGGAGGCTGGCACATGGTATGACATGGTATGCAAACATTCCACCTTAGCTGTTATAGTGGCAGTATTGGATACATAGTGGCCAAGCCGTCAAGACAGCCAGTGTTTAAGAGCACATGTTCTAAAGGTATCTAattgaccttgggcaagacacCTGATCTTTGACTCCCAATTCCTGTGCTCAGTAAAATGATAATCATACTTATGCCTGTTTATATCAGTCAGGATAGAGTAAGTTTTGCTCCAAtaataatctcagtggctgaacACACCAATGCTTAATTGCATGCTCATGCTGCATGTACATTATGGGATGGTTAAGGCTCTTGCTGTTGGAACAGCCACTCTACAAAGTGTGGCTGGTGGCCATGGCAGAGAGCACGGGGAATCACACACTGTGCACCAGGCTGGCAAAACTTTACCTGGAATGGCAGGTATCTCTCCTGCTCACACCGCCCCAGTCTGGGTACTCCAAGGAGGCAGGGATGTACCTGAAAGTCTTTAGTGAGCACCATAAATGACCACGACACTCTCTCACAGGGAGAGTCTGAGCATTAATTGGTTTGATATAGAAAATGCTTAGCACATAGTAAGTCCTTGTGGAGGGTTAGGTCTTATCATTGCTGTGCACCACAGCTTTGGTCTCCCTGAGACAATTAGGGTGATAGGGAATCGATTCCCCATAAAGCCAGGGTTGTAAACTGAGGAAAAGGCCACCAGCCCCACGACCTCCCTGTGTTGTGAAGACTAGATGATATAATCAATGTGGGACTTACTTGACATTGTGCTTTATGTTATGTAAGTAAGATATCCtgtacttgggagactgagacagaaggatcacaagtttggggacAGCCTggaacttagtgataccctggctaaacatttaaaaaaaaaatttttttttaaagatcaggtgtgtagctcagtgatagaaattttatcaagcatgtgtgaggccctgggctcaatccccaataatGGGGGGCAGGGGATAAGAAATTCTAATAACCATGTAGGCAGGACTCTTTCTTTCCGAGGACCACAGCCAAACATGGGCTTTGACCTCCACCAAGGCTTTGTGCCTGTAGTGTGATCCTGGCTGATCTTCATGTTTTCCCGGGGAGCCTTAAACAAATTTCCCTTTCCAATAGGAGAAACACCAAcgactcaagaaaaaaaaaatgggcagagGGTATGAACAAACAGTTCACAAGCAAATAAGAAATgaccattttatatttgaaatgatgCTCAAAGCAGATAATAGAAATGCTAGTTAAacgagacacacacacacacataatgtcaTAGACTGTCATGTACTCACACACACTTTTGACAAGCTGGGACTT containing:
- the Slc36a3 gene encoding proton-coupled amino acid transporter 3, which gives rise to MVILLNCAHHLSQRLQTTFVNYGEATMYSLETCPSPWLRSHSVWGRYTVSFLLIITQLGFCSVYFMFMADNLQQIVEEVHVTSNTCQPRKFLVLTPILDIRIYMLTILPFLIMLVFIRNLKVLSVFSTMANITTLGSMILIFEYIIQDIPDPSNLPLMANWKTFLLFFGTAIFTFEGVGMVLPLKNQMKNPQHFPLVLYVGMSLVIFLYSCLGILGYMKFGSDTQASITLNLPTCWLYQSVKLMYSVGIFFTYALQFHIPAEIIIPFAVSQVSQPSSSPTWTWSSP